In one Salvelinus sp. IW2-2015 linkage group LG26, ASM291031v2, whole genome shotgun sequence genomic region, the following are encoded:
- the LOC139023074 gene encoding UPF0449 protein C19orf25 homolog, with the protein MTSQLQKGVVLHSRPDPPTVDHILADIRIFPNDPVFSVLEDANQDAKKGSSDNEVETKYLQSCRYLEMNKWLQEVRGELMQQREELRAVGDQCG; encoded by the exons ATGACGTCTCAACTTCAG AAGGGAGTGGTTCTTCATAGTCGACCAGATCCGCCCACTGTGGATCACATTCTTGCGGACATCAGAATCTTTCCGAATGATCCAGTCTTCAGCGTCTTGGAGGATGCCAACCAAG ATGCCAAGAAGGGGTCATCAGATAATGAAGTGGAGACAAAGTATCTTCAGAGCTGCAGGTACTTGGAGATGAACAAGTGGCTTCAAGAGGTCAGAGGTGAACTCATGCAGCAGAGGGAGGAACTGCGGGCAGTTGGGGATCAGTGTGGCTGA
- the zgc:113223 gene encoding tetraspanin-33 isoform X1, which produces MVKGIKKYITIKYTLFICCYIFWVASAVLIAVGIYAKVSKEKDVVDTLMTDPALLLIVIGSLMFMITFFGCFGALRNGTCLLKTFSGILVVILLLQITAAVLGFLFTDKVLERTEKLMRKAIVSYREDLDLENVIDFVQKKFQCCGVHTYEDWSDNVYFQCSAENPSLEACGVPFSCCLRLHNETVFNTMCGYEVQSMEPSSAGRRVYTNGCLDKVVWWGKQNLFLVGGITVALLCLELCMITLASCQVSRIKTVQQRXKQDGGKHPSLTRERLDNNVWYPASWDFNKE; this is translated from the exons ATGGTGAaaggaattaaaaaatatataaccatTAAATACACTTTATTCATCTGCTGTTACATTTTTTGG GTAGCAAGTGCTGTTCTTATAGCAGTAGGAATCTACGCCAAAGTTTCCAAAGAGAAAG ATGTTGTGGACACTTTGATGACTGACCCAGCTCTCTTGCTGATCGTCATTGGCTCCCTAATGTTTATGATCACCTTCTTTGGGTGCTTCGGTGCATTGCGCAATGGAACCTGCCTACTGAAGACA TTTTCAGGGATATTGGTGGTAATCCTTCTCCTACagattacagctgcagtgcttgGATTCCTGTTCACTGACAAG GTTTTGGAGAGGACGGAGAAGTTAATGAGAAAGGCAATTGTTAGCTATCGGGAGGATTTGGACTTGGAAAATGTTATTGACTTTGTTCAGAAAAAG TTCCAGTGCTGTGGTGTTCACACCTATGAGGACTGGTCCGATAACGTCTACTTCCAGTGCTCTGCGGAAAACCCCAGTCTGGAAGCCTGTGGAGTGCCTTTTTCCTGCTGCCTACGACTGCACAATGAG ACAGTTTTCAACACCATGTGTGGCTATGAGGTCCAGAGTATGGAGCCGAGTTCAGCAGGGAGGAGAGTGTACACCAACGGCTGCCTGGATAAGGTTGTGTGGTGGGGGAAGCAGAACCTCTTCCTAGTGGGGGGGATTACTGTGGCTCTGCTCTGCCTAGAG CTGTGTATGATTACTTTGGCATCTTGCCAGGTGTCTCGKATAAAGACGGTTCAACAGAGGKCAAAACAAGATGGTGGAAAACACCCTTCTTTGACTAGAGAAAGACTAGACAACAATGTTTGGTACCCTGCTTCCTGGGACTTCAATAAGGAATGA
- the zgc:113223 gene encoding tetraspanin-33 isoform X2, protein MTDPALLLIVIGSLMFMITFFGCFGALRNGTCLLKTFSGILVVILLLQITAAVLGFLFTDKVLERTEKLMRKAIVSYREDLDLENVIDFVQKKFQCCGVHTYEDWSDNVYFQCSAENPSLEACGVPFSCCLRLHNETVFNTMCGYEVQSMEPSSAGRRVYTNGCLDKVVWWGKQNLFLVGGITVALLCLELCMITLASCQVSRIKTVQQRXKQDGGKHPSLTRERLDNNVWYPASWDFNKE, encoded by the exons ATGACTGACCCAGCTCTCTTGCTGATCGTCATTGGCTCCCTAATGTTTATGATCACCTTCTTTGGGTGCTTCGGTGCATTGCGCAATGGAACCTGCCTACTGAAGACA TTTTCAGGGATATTGGTGGTAATCCTTCTCCTACagattacagctgcagtgcttgGATTCCTGTTCACTGACAAG GTTTTGGAGAGGACGGAGAAGTTAATGAGAAAGGCAATTGTTAGCTATCGGGAGGATTTGGACTTGGAAAATGTTATTGACTTTGTTCAGAAAAAG TTCCAGTGCTGTGGTGTTCACACCTATGAGGACTGGTCCGATAACGTCTACTTCCAGTGCTCTGCGGAAAACCCCAGTCTGGAAGCCTGTGGAGTGCCTTTTTCCTGCTGCCTACGACTGCACAATGAG ACAGTTTTCAACACCATGTGTGGCTATGAGGTCCAGAGTATGGAGCCGAGTTCAGCAGGGAGGAGAGTGTACACCAACGGCTGCCTGGATAAGGTTGTGTGGTGGGGGAAGCAGAACCTCTTCCTAGTGGGGGGGATTACTGTGGCTCTGCTCTGCCTAGAG CTGTGTATGATTACTTTGGCATCTTGCCAGGTGTCTCGKATAAAGACGGTTCAACAGAGGKCAAAACAAGATGGTGGAAAACACCCTTCTTTGACTAGAGAAAGACTAGACAACAATGTTTGGTACCCTGCTTCCTGGGACTTCAATAAGGAATGA